The Oreochromis niloticus isolate F11D_XX linkage group LG2, O_niloticus_UMD_NMBU, whole genome shotgun sequence genome includes a region encoding these proteins:
- the tmsb2 gene encoding uncharacterized protein tmsb2 isoform X1, with amino-acid sequence MQAGVHTPADSLSFLAALLSPSLYRCPSLLSPPVDFSPLLRGTSVSFSPLPAKMSDKPDMTEIARFDKTKLKKTETKEKNPLPTKETIEQERKGDATP; translated from the exons ATGCAGGCAGGCGTGCACACACCGGCAGATTCACTCAGCTTCCTTGCCGCTctcctctctccatctctctatCGCTGTCCCTCCCTACTCTCTCCGCCGGTGGATTTTAGCCCACTGCTTCGTGGAACGTCG GTATCTTTCTCACCTTTGCCAGCCAAAATGTCTGACAAGCCTGACATGACCGAGATCGCTCGTTTCGACAAGACGAAGCTGAAGAAGACGgagacaaaagagaaaaacccTCTGCCCACCAAAGAGA CCATTGAGCAAGAGAGGAAAGGCGATGCCACACCTTGA
- the tmsb2 gene encoding thymosin beta isoform X2: MSDKPDMTEIARFDKTKLKKTETKEKNPLPTKETIEQERKGDATP, translated from the exons ATGTCTGACAAGCCTGACATGACCGAGATCGCTCGTTTCGACAAGACGAAGCTGAAGAAGACGgagacaaaagagaaaaacccTCTGCCCACCAAAGAGA CCATTGAGCAAGAGAGGAAAGGCGATGCCACACCTTGA